A section of the Anabaena cylindrica PCC 7122 genome encodes:
- a CDS encoding aldo/keto reductase, with the protein MQTNQTLSLPNMGCGTWAWGNQLLWGYNESMDDQLQQVFNLCVNNGVTLFDTGDSYGTGRLNGRSELLLGRFAREYDGINKNNICIATKLAAYPWRWTRKSIISACHASAKRLGKNVDLVQMHWSTANYAPWQEVGLLDGLADLYEQGLVKGVGLSNYGTKRLLWVHKRFQERGIPIKTLQVQYSLLSTYPVTELGLKDVCDDLGIKLIAYSPLALGLLTGKFSENGNFPKGVRGFLFKQILPGIKGVLGTLQEIANSRNKTMSQVAINWCICKGTIPIPGAKNLEQAQQNIGALGWFLNDGEVAELDNAAAKSEKKMVQNIFQTR; encoded by the coding sequence ATGCAAACTAACCAAACATTATCCCTCCCTAATATGGGTTGCGGGACTTGGGCATGGGGAAACCAACTCCTCTGGGGATACAATGAAAGTATGGATGACCAATTGCAACAGGTATTTAACCTGTGTGTAAATAATGGTGTCACCCTATTTGATACTGGTGATTCCTATGGAACAGGAAGATTAAACGGACGTAGTGAATTGCTTTTAGGGCGTTTTGCAAGAGAATACGACGGGATAAATAAAAACAATATTTGCATTGCTACCAAGCTGGCTGCGTACCCTTGGAGATGGACAAGAAAGTCAATTATATCTGCTTGTCATGCTTCTGCAAAACGTTTAGGTAAAAATGTCGATTTAGTGCAAATGCACTGGTCTACAGCTAATTATGCACCTTGGCAAGAAGTAGGTTTATTAGATGGTTTGGCAGATTTATATGAACAGGGTTTAGTTAAAGGTGTAGGATTATCTAATTACGGTACAAAACGACTTTTATGGGTACATAAAAGATTTCAGGAAAGGGGAATACCGATAAAAACTTTGCAAGTACAATATTCATTATTATCTACCTATCCAGTCACAGAATTAGGTTTAAAAGATGTATGTGATGATTTAGGAATTAAATTAATTGCTTATAGTCCTTTGGCTTTGGGTTTATTAACAGGTAAGTTTTCTGAAAATGGTAATTTTCCTAAAGGTGTAAGAGGATTTTTATTTAAACAAATATTACCAGGAATTAAAGGGGTTTTAGGCACTTTGCAGGAAATCGCAAATAGTCGAAATAAAACTATGTCTCAGGTGGCAATTAATTGGTGTATTTGCAAAGGTACAATTCCCATTCCTGGTGCTAAAAATTTAGAACAAGCACAACAGAATATTGGTGCTTTGGGTTGGTTTTTGAATGATGGGGAAGTTGCAGAATTGGATAATGCTGCTGCGAAATCTGAAAAGAAGATGGTGCAGAATATTTTTCAGACAAGATAG
- a CDS encoding type II toxin-antitoxin system VapC family toxin, translating to MAENSTLIVDNLAIIEELLEDIPVYDVNSDTSRIYAKLKAKIMDCFAPKDRKKRRKIRIHELGISENDLWIATTAIENYLTVVSADRDFHRIQQAWDFPLENWHDLLDS from the coding sequence ATGGCTGAAAATTCTACATTAATAGTAGATAATTTGGCTATAATTGAGGAACTTTTAGAAGATATACCTGTTTATGATGTGAATAGTGATACCAGTCGGATTTATGCCAAGCTAAAAGCCAAAATTATGGATTGTTTTGCTCCAAAAGATCGAAAAAAAAGGCGGAAAATCCGAATACATGAATTAGGTATAAGTGAGAATGATTTATGGATTGCAACAACTGCTATTGAAAATTATCTCACAGTTGTTTCCGCAGATAGAGATTTTCACCGTATCCAACAAGCTTGGGATTTTCCTTTAGAAAATTGGCATGATTTATTGGATAGTTGA
- a CDS encoding DUF4336 domain-containing protein, translating into MTQGEGTINVENVNPQDYLWKFWPVVPLYPYGKRRTICKEVVKDTIWTFDQMQGVFYVVVPIRMTVVKLENGGLLVYAPVAPTKECIRLVNELVAEYGDVKYIILPTISGIEHKVFVGPFARCFTNAQVFVAPEQWSFPLNLPLSWLGLPAKRTQILPENSQETPFADDFDYAILGAIDLGPGKFAEVAFFHKRSHTLLLTDTIVSVPAEPPAIVQLDPYPLLYHAKDKAYDIVADTQANRRKGWQRVTLFALYFQPSVLDVPKLKDIFRDASKAPERTRKAYFGFFPFQWRQGWERSYEALRGNGRIFVAPVLQSLILNRAPQETINWADKVAKWDFQWIIPCHFDAPIKAEPQQFRKAFSFLEKYPSGGLVNSNSYPLPEDDFQVLRDIDQGLNRFGIVPPAREKV; encoded by the coding sequence GTGACTCAAGGTGAAGGTACAATCAATGTAGAAAACGTCAACCCCCAGGACTATTTATGGAAATTCTGGCCTGTTGTCCCCCTTTATCCTTACGGTAAACGTCGCACTATCTGCAAAGAGGTAGTAAAGGATACCATCTGGACTTTTGACCAAATGCAGGGGGTTTTCTATGTGGTTGTGCCGATTCGCATGACGGTGGTAAAGTTAGAAAATGGTGGTTTGCTGGTTTATGCACCTGTCGCACCAACTAAAGAATGTATCCGATTAGTAAATGAGTTGGTAGCAGAATACGGTGATGTTAAGTATATTATTTTGCCAACTATATCAGGGATAGAACATAAAGTATTTGTCGGACCATTTGCGAGATGCTTTACTAATGCACAGGTTTTTGTTGCACCTGAACAATGGAGTTTTCCGCTAAATTTGCCTTTGAGTTGGTTGGGTTTACCGGCTAAACGCACTCAGATATTGCCGGAAAATAGTCAGGAAACGCCTTTTGCGGATGATTTTGATTATGCGATATTGGGAGCAATTGACTTGGGTCCTGGTAAGTTTGCAGAGGTGGCTTTTTTCCACAAGCGATCGCACACTCTCTTACTTACAGATACCATAGTTTCTGTACCAGCAGAACCACCTGCGATCGTTCAACTCGACCCTTATCCGTTGTTGTATCACGCAAAAGACAAAGCTTATGACATCGTAGCTGATACCCAAGCCAATCGCCGCAAAGGATGGCAGCGTGTGACTTTATTTGCTTTGTACTTCCAACCCAGTGTGTTAGATGTACCTAAATTGAAAGATATCTTCCGTGATGCCTCCAAAGCTCCAGAACGCACAAGAAAAGCATATTTTGGCTTTTTCCCCTTTCAATGGCGACAAGGCTGGGAAAGGTCTTATGAAGCGTTAAGAGGAAATGGACGGATATTTGTAGCGCCAGTTTTACAGAGTTTAATACTCAACCGCGCACCCCAGGAAACAATCAATTGGGCTGATAAAGTCGCAAAATGGGATTTTCAATGGATAATTCCCTGTCATTTTGACGCACCTATTAAAGCCGAACCACAGCAATTTAGAAAGGCGTTTTCTTTTTTGGAAAAATATCCCAGTGGGGGTTTAGTTAATAGTAATAGTTATCCTTTACCGGAGGATGATTTTCAGGTTTTAAGAGATATTGATCAGGGGTTGAATAGATTTGGTATTGTCCCACCTGCAAGGGAGAAGGTGTAA
- a CDS encoding HindVP family restriction endonuclease yields MNSEKAQVRLFGLVHSNRDFSQRESWGKNQFNNSFPASLACYMYQKGMKLNYLVLDENLTIQHQEIDVSEIFGIPPLSPNLFFSFESDYVPYRKIVIGKLPRVDLVTHDINRDNACLRSIEIKLTALPDNSTYRLPDNQYGCEIVTRPDTIIYLALSIAHEFENSRDKLLNYLQPVCSQIEDWLSIRQVLPFVSQLVECLDNLLADYIEIQSPLVMQPIWKTVGKTSKLYQNCLDIFVWSNFGFTRLFFDITKRLAKSEETIQRPMRSVVWLAKMLYEFALVGKINHKLIIDTLTYNTKNDKAFALSGSNTRRYMTCDNLIHPRITKEEIKNIILGGGQNFLSPERRFDAIILSNPEIFDDKLKEI; encoded by the coding sequence ATGAACTCTGAAAAAGCACAGGTTAGACTATTCGGTTTAGTTCATTCTAATAGAGATTTTTCTCAAAGAGAAAGCTGGGGTAAAAATCAATTTAATAATTCTTTTCCAGCATCATTAGCTTGTTATATGTACCAAAAAGGAATGAAGTTAAATTATTTGGTGCTGGATGAAAATTTGACAATTCAGCACCAAGAAATAGATGTTTCAGAAATCTTCGGCATTCCCCCTCTTTCACCTAATTTGTTTTTCTCCTTTGAAAGTGATTATGTACCTTATAGGAAAATTGTGATAGGTAAACTGCCACGAGTTGATTTAGTGACACATGATATTAATAGAGATAATGCTTGTTTACGAAGTATAGAAATTAAATTAACGGCATTACCTGACAACTCAACTTATCGTTTACCAGATAATCAATATGGTTGTGAAATTGTAACAAGACCAGATACTATTATCTATCTAGCTTTGAGTATTGCTCATGAGTTTGAAAATTCGAGAGATAAATTACTAAATTATCTTCAACCTGTATGTAGTCAAATTGAAGATTGGTTAAGTATACGTCAGGTATTGCCCTTTGTTTCTCAGCTTGTAGAGTGTTTAGATAATTTACTAGCTGATTATATAGAAATACAATCTCCATTAGTCATGCAACCAATATGGAAAACAGTAGGTAAGACCTCCAAACTTTATCAAAACTGCTTAGATATTTTTGTGTGGAGTAACTTCGGCTTTACTAGGCTCTTCTTTGATATTACTAAAAGATTAGCCAAATCAGAAGAAACTATACAAAGACCTATGCGATCTGTAGTATGGTTGGCAAAGATGTTATATGAATTTGCCCTCGTTGGTAAAATAAATCACAAGTTGATTATTGATACATTAACCTATAACACTAAAAATGATAAAGCTTTTGCTTTAAGTGGCTCAAATACTCGTCGTTACATGACTTGTGATAATTTGATTCATCCCAGAATTACCAAAGAAGAAATTAAAAATATCATTTTAGGAGGAGGACAAAATTTTCTAAGCCCTGAAAGAAGATTTGATGCCATAATCTTGAGTAATCCTGAAATTTTTGATGATAAATTAAAGGAAATTTAA
- a CDS encoding DNA cytosine methyltransferase, with the protein MNIQLQYSSLKVIDLFSGCGGLSLGFQNYGFEISAAFENWKPAINVYQQNFNHPIIEYDLSQVNNDYSIFKKFLPDVIIGGPPCQDFSSAGKRNEDLGRGDLSITFAEIVANVASQWFVIENVDLFRKSNKYQEFRQILKSAGYGLTEKVLDASLCGVPQKRKRFFCIGELGGKDGNMETYLEANLSRKPITIRDYLGTSLGVEYYYRHPRSYQRRAIFSIDEPSPTIRGVNRPIPKNYKQHPGDVARVTPDLRPLTTRERSYIQTFPEDFILAGSKTDLEQMIGNAVPVKLAEYVAKCLMMYIQESKKSPIYNICTAKELEFLHLTSS; encoded by the coding sequence ATGAATATACAGCTACAATATAGTTCGTTAAAAGTCATAGACTTATTTTCTGGATGTGGTGGTTTATCGTTAGGATTTCAAAATTATGGCTTTGAAATTAGTGCTGCTTTTGAAAATTGGAAACCAGCAATAAATGTTTATCAGCAAAACTTTAATCATCCAATTATTGAATATGATTTGAGTCAAGTAAATAATGATTATTCAATATTTAAAAAATTCTTACCAGATGTGATTATTGGTGGACCACCATGCCAAGATTTTTCTAGTGCTGGTAAGCGTAATGAAGATTTAGGTAGAGGAGATTTAAGCATTACATTTGCTGAAATAGTCGCTAATGTTGCTAGTCAATGGTTTGTCATAGAAAATGTAGATTTGTTTAGAAAATCAAATAAATATCAAGAATTTCGCCAAATTCTCAAATCTGCTGGCTATGGTTTAACAGAAAAAGTTTTAGATGCTAGTTTATGTGGTGTACCGCAAAAAAGAAAAAGATTCTTTTGTATAGGAGAACTTGGTGGTAAAGATGGAAATATGGAAACTTATTTAGAAGCTAATTTATCTAGAAAACCTATAACTATTAGAGATTATTTAGGAACTAGTTTAGGTGTTGAATATTATTATAGACATCCTAGAAGTTATCAAAGAAGGGCTATTTTTAGTATTGATGAACCCAGTCCAACTATCAGAGGGGTGAATAGACCAATACCTAAAAATTATAAACAACATCCGGGAGACGTTGCACGAGTAACACCAGATTTACGCCCTTTAACTACTCGTGAAAGAAGTTATATCCAGACCTTCCCTGAAGATTTTATTTTGGCAGGTTCAAAAACAGATTTGGAACAGATGATTGGTAATGCTGTACCTGTTAAGTTAGCAGAATATGTTGCTAAATGTCTAATGATGTACATTCAAGAGAGTAAGAAATCACCAATCTATAATATATGCACAGCTAAAGAGTTGGAATTTCTACATTTAACAAGTTCTTGA
- a CDS encoding YcjF family protein: MTEQPNADLLKTPTDELKPNSDNDSWQNRISGVVNKTTAKLTQLLPVDQVTQIVGKWFSVSDAQVAEILETIRAELPTTEALLLGKPQAGKSSIVRGLTGVSAEIVGQGFRPHTQNTQRYAYPSNDLPLLVFTDTVGLGDVNQDTETIIQELIGDLQKETTGARVLILTVKINDFATDTLRQIAQKLRQQYPNIPCLLVVTCLHELYPPKTEDHPDYPPDFAEVNRAFTAIKENFAGLYNSAVLIDFTLEEDSYNPVFYGLEALRDNLAELLPEAEAKAIYQLLDQQAGEKLGNIYRDAGRRYILPFSIMAATLAAVPLPFATMPVLTALQVSMVGLLGKLYGQTLTPSQAGGIVSAIAGGFLAQAIARELIKFIPGFGSVIAASWAGAYTWSLGEAACVYFGDLMGGKKPDPQKIQAVMQEAFEGAKERFKGMKS; the protein is encoded by the coding sequence ATGACTGAGCAACCCAACGCAGACTTATTGAAGACACCAACTGATGAACTCAAACCCAATTCAGATAATGACTCTTGGCAAAACCGCATTTCCGGTGTTGTGAACAAAACCACAGCCAAATTAACCCAACTCCTACCTGTAGACCAAGTGACGCAAATCGTAGGAAAATGGTTTAGTGTCAGTGATGCCCAAGTTGCAGAGATTTTAGAGACGATTCGCGCTGAATTGCCCACTACAGAAGCATTGTTGTTAGGTAAACCCCAAGCGGGTAAAAGTTCAATAGTCCGGGGTTTAACAGGGGTTTCTGCGGAAATTGTCGGACAGGGATTTCGTCCCCATACTCAAAACACCCAACGTTACGCTTATCCTTCCAATGATTTACCCTTACTAGTTTTTACAGACACGGTGGGATTAGGAGATGTAAATCAAGATACTGAAACAATTATTCAAGAATTAATTGGCGATTTACAAAAAGAGACTACAGGGGCTAGAGTTTTAATTCTCACAGTTAAAATTAATGATTTCGCAACTGATACCCTGCGACAAATTGCTCAAAAGTTGCGTCAACAATATCCAAATATTCCTTGTTTGCTGGTGGTGACTTGCTTACATGAACTTTATCCACCAAAAACAGAAGATCATCCTGATTATCCCCCAGATTTTGCGGAAGTTAACCGAGCTTTTACCGCGATAAAAGAAAATTTTGCGGGTTTATATAATAGTGCAGTTTTAATTGATTTCACTTTAGAAGAAGATAGCTATAATCCTGTATTTTATGGCTTAGAAGCACTGCGAGATAATTTAGCTGAACTCCTCCCCGAAGCAGAAGCAAAAGCAATTTATCAGTTATTAGATCAGCAAGCGGGTGAAAAACTTGGTAACATTTACCGAGATGCGGGAAGACGGTATATTTTACCTTTTTCGATTATGGCAGCTACTTTAGCAGCAGTGCCGTTACCTTTTGCAACTATGCCTGTGTTGACTGCTTTGCAAGTCTCAATGGTGGGATTATTGGGTAAATTATATGGGCAAACGTTGACACCATCTCAAGCTGGGGGTATTGTGAGTGCGATAGCTGGTGGTTTTTTAGCCCAAGCCATAGCAAGGGAGTTAATTAAATTTATCCCTGGTTTCGGCAGCGTAATTGCTGCATCTTGGGCAGGTGCTTATACATGGTCTTTAGGTGAAGCTGCTTGTGTGTATTTTGGTGATTTAATGGGTGGGAAGAAGCCTGATCCTCAGAAGATTCAAGCAGTGATGCAAGAGGCGTTTGAAGGTGCAAAAGAACGGTTTAAGGGAATGAAAAGTTAG